GGGCTGCACCTTCGATGACGTGATCGACGTGACCGTGTTCCTGGTCGATCCCGAGAAGAACTTCGAGAAGGCCTGGGCGATCGTGCCCGAGTACTGGGGCGAGGCGCCGCACCCGACCCTGACCGGCATCGGCGTGACCTGGCTGTACGGGTTCCAGTTCGAGATCAAGGTGATCGCGAAGCTGCCAGCAGACCGGTAGTGCCGGCCGCTGGCCGGCAATGTGCCGGGGGGTTGAAATGCGTGTCGACCAAGGTCGACACCCACCAGGGCAGAAGATCGGCAGCCACCAAGGCAGATGGCCCCCCAGACCGCCCACCTGAACGGGAGATTCCGACGAATTCCCGAGGTGGCCATTGATATTGTATCCGGCGAAAACCGCTTGCTAGCCTCCCCTTCATGCGCCGGATTTCCCGCCACCTTCGCTCGTACCTGCTGATGCTGCTGATGGCGGCATTCGTGGTCGTACCGGTGGCCGACGCGCTGGCCTGCACGGTGGAACCGCACGCCAGCACGGTGCACGTGGAGTCCGCACCGGATGCCGATGGCGATGCCGACGGCAAGCACGTCGGTGCCTGTGGCCACAACCACTGCCACCACTCCAATCTGAGCCTGCCGGCCAGCACCCTCGCCGCC
This portion of the Stenotrophomonas sp. WZN-1 genome encodes:
- a CDS encoding RidA family protein → MSQRDVVFPAGRQALYERNRYSPAIRSNGFLFVSGQVGSREDGSPEPDFETQVRRAFENLNAVLAAAGCTFDDVIDVTVFLVDPEKNFEKAWAIVPEYWGEAPHPTLTGIGVTWLYGFQFEIKVIAKLPADR